A window of the Burkholderia sp. 9120 genome harbors these coding sequences:
- a CDS encoding aspartate aminotransferase family protein, with translation MNDLTVTRQTFDEVMVPVFSPAAFVPDRGLGSRVWDTQGRDYIDFAGGIAVTALGHAHPELLKVLHEQGGKLWHIGNGYTNEPVLRLAKRLEDLTFADRAFFANSGAEANEAALKLARRVAFERHGADKVEIISFTQSFHGRTFFTVSVGGQPKYSEGFGPVPQGIVHLPYNDIEAAKQAIGAKTCAVIVEPIQGEGGVIPADPAFLKALREACDAHGALLIFDEVQTGVGRSGYFYAYEETGVTPDILTTAKALGNGFPIGAMLTTNELAAHFKVGVHGTTYGGNPLGAAIAEKVVDLISDPKLLEGVRTRSDALKGHLAKLNERFGLFKEVRGKGLLIGAELTDAFKGRAKDFVTAAGQHGVIMLMAGPDVLRFVPSLVMPLDDMNEGFARLAKAIEEIAGAKAEATSK, from the coding sequence ATGAACGACCTGACAGTGACCCGCCAGACCTTTGACGAAGTGATGGTGCCGGTGTTTTCGCCCGCTGCCTTCGTGCCGGATCGCGGTCTCGGCTCACGCGTCTGGGATACGCAAGGCCGCGACTATATCGACTTCGCCGGCGGCATTGCCGTCACCGCGCTCGGTCATGCCCATCCCGAACTGCTGAAAGTGCTGCACGAGCAGGGCGGCAAGCTGTGGCACATCGGCAACGGCTATACCAACGAACCGGTGCTGCGTCTCGCCAAACGTCTCGAAGACCTGACTTTCGCCGACCGCGCTTTCTTCGCCAACTCGGGCGCCGAAGCGAACGAAGCCGCGCTGAAGCTGGCGCGCCGCGTCGCGTTCGAGCGTCATGGCGCCGACAAGGTCGAGATCATCTCGTTCACGCAGTCGTTCCATGGCCGCACGTTCTTCACCGTGAGTGTGGGCGGTCAGCCGAAGTATTCGGAAGGCTTCGGCCCGGTGCCGCAGGGCATCGTCCATTTGCCGTACAACGATATCGAAGCGGCGAAGCAGGCGATCGGCGCGAAAACCTGCGCGGTGATCGTCGAGCCGATTCAGGGCGAAGGCGGCGTGATCCCGGCGGATCCCGCGTTCCTGAAAGCGCTGCGCGAAGCGTGCGACGCGCACGGCGCCCTGCTGATTTTTGACGAGGTACAAACGGGGGTGGGCCGCAGCGGCTACTTCTACGCGTACGAAGAAACCGGCGTGACGCCGGACATCCTGACCACCGCGAAGGCGCTCGGCAACGGTTTCCCGATCGGCGCGATGCTGACCACGAACGAACTGGCCGCGCATTTCAAGGTCGGCGTACATGGCACGACGTACGGCGGCAATCCGCTGGGCGCGGCCATCGCGGAGAAGGTCGTCGACTTGATCAGCGACCCGAAGCTGCTGGAAGGCGTGCGCACCCGCAGCGACGCGCTGAAGGGCCACCTCGCGAAGCTCAACGAGCGTTTTGGTCTGTTCAAGGAAGTGCGCGGTAAAGGCCTGCTGATTGGCGCCGAACTGACCGACGCCTTCAAGGGCCGCGCGAAAGATTTCGTCACCGCGGCGGGTCAGCATGGCGTGATCATGCTGATGGCGGGTCCGGACGTGCTGCGTTTCGTGCCGTCGCTGGTCATGCCGCTCGACGATATGAACGAAGGCTTCGCGCGTCTGGCGAAGGCGATCGAAGAGATCGCCGGCGCCAAGGCCGAGGCAACGTCGAAGTGA
- a CDS encoding ABC transporter substrate-binding protein, with protein sequence MKMNWRNMAALALFATATAAAGSASAADLKEVRFGVEASYAPFESKSPSGELQGFDIDVGNAVCAKLKVKCVWVENAFDGLIPALQARKFDAINSDMTITEQRRQAIDFTDPIYTIPNQMIAKKGSGLLPTPASLKGKHVGVLQGTIQETYAKARWAPAGVDVVPYQTQDQIYADLASGRLDASFQDAEAASKGFLKKPQGAGFDFAGPAVSDEKLLGAGVGYGIRKGDKALKDELNQALKALKADGTIDRLAAKYFDVKVVLK encoded by the coding sequence ATGAAGATGAATTGGCGAAACATGGCTGCGCTCGCGCTGTTCGCGACGGCAACGGCCGCGGCAGGCTCCGCATCCGCGGCGGATCTCAAGGAAGTGCGTTTCGGCGTCGAGGCGTCGTATGCGCCGTTCGAATCGAAGTCGCCGTCGGGCGAACTGCAAGGTTTCGATATCGATGTCGGCAACGCCGTGTGCGCGAAGCTGAAAGTGAAATGCGTGTGGGTCGAGAACGCGTTCGACGGTCTGATCCCCGCATTGCAGGCGCGTAAGTTCGACGCGATCAACTCGGACATGACGATCACCGAACAACGCCGTCAGGCGATCGACTTCACCGATCCGATCTACACGATCCCGAATCAGATGATCGCGAAGAAGGGCAGCGGTCTGCTGCCGACGCCGGCTTCGCTGAAGGGCAAGCACGTCGGCGTGCTGCAGGGCACGATCCAGGAAACCTACGCGAAGGCGCGTTGGGCGCCGGCCGGTGTCGACGTCGTGCCGTATCAGACGCAGGACCAGATCTACGCCGACCTGGCGTCGGGTCGTCTGGACGCGTCGTTCCAGGACGCGGAGGCCGCTTCGAAGGGTTTCCTGAAGAAGCCGCAGGGTGCGGGCTTCGACTTCGCGGGTCCGGCTGTGAGCGACGAGAAGCTGCTCGGCGCGGGCGTCGGCTACGGCATCCGCAAGGGCGACAAGGCGCTGAAGGACGAGCTGAACCAGGCGCTGAAGGCACTGAAGGCGGACGGCACGATCGACCGTCTGGCCGCGAAGTACTTCGATGTGAAGGTGGTGTTGAAGTAA
- a CDS encoding type VI secretion system Vgr family protein: MGAQDIIGAITGGLVQSDRLLKLDTSLGNNVLVPQRVVGHSRIGRHYEFTVDVVSTSDTIELKKLIAQPVTLWVQQTDRSYLPHHGYVHTARRLGSDSGLTSYQIGFASWMHFLRFRKDARIWQDKPADEILTDVFNIHPQAQGAFRFALSKPLPSRSFCMQYEDDWNFVHRLMENEGLFGYFEQASDGQSHTFILTDSVDTFQPLSPQSVEFYRAGTNSEADALVQWSGTRTLQSTTLTTRTFDYKAPGSSFNPKGTNVPTLPTQGNLPQQTEVYEYTGAYTYGKQDRGDALSKIRMEEWESRAKRFYGSSGVRGVDAGRWFDLDDHPGHATDSQQNRQFAIIETAWFIENNLPVSSQATDFPHSLKSELAAVKANHAGLKVTHADGSEGFFFVEIEAQRKVVAYRSPFEHHKPAMHLQSATVVGPANAEVYTDPLNRIKVRFHWDRLNSGDEKASCWVRVAMSDTGGGYGGVHVPRVGEEVLISWIDGDCDRPLVTGRVYNGATKPHWHSNGLLSGYKSKEYQGSGYNQMVMDDSSGQNRVQLYSTSTNAHLHLGYLIAQTGNTRGAYLGSGFDLKSDAYGAVRAGQGLYVTTYPSTEQPLDARQTTSQLVNSESVLEAMSNASTTHQAESLKDGYDSLKSYTDATQNSVSGSSSGGNTAGGGTGNANAFKEPVILVGSPSGIALSTQKSVHIASDAQTNLVSGQSTHIATGKSLIASVAEKLSLFVQNAGMKLFAAKGKVEIQAHSDNIELTAQKTVKLLSATEKIEAAAKQEILLTSGGAYIRIKDGNIEIHAPGKIDIKGSQHSFNGPADISYALPSLPLAAADDEEIVEQSFVLMENGTTPVEGYHYDLYSDGDLHTKKGQYSSGETVSVSGQPSLKLVTWIAGDSARKSA, encoded by the coding sequence ATGGGAGCGCAGGACATAATCGGGGCAATAACTGGCGGACTCGTCCAGAGTGATCGCCTGCTGAAGCTGGATACGTCACTGGGAAATAATGTCCTGGTGCCCCAGCGAGTCGTTGGTCATTCTCGAATTGGCCGTCACTATGAGTTCACAGTTGATGTCGTGTCTACCTCCGATACGATTGAACTCAAGAAACTGATCGCCCAACCGGTTACGCTTTGGGTTCAGCAGACCGATAGGTCCTATCTGCCTCATCACGGCTATGTGCATACCGCGCGGCGTCTCGGATCGGACAGTGGCTTGACGAGTTATCAGATCGGTTTCGCATCGTGGATGCACTTTCTGCGCTTCCGTAAAGACGCGCGAATCTGGCAGGACAAGCCAGCCGACGAAATCCTGACCGACGTCTTCAACATACATCCGCAGGCTCAGGGTGCATTTCGCTTTGCCCTGAGCAAGCCCTTGCCCTCGCGTTCGTTCTGCATGCAATACGAGGACGACTGGAATTTCGTCCACCGATTGATGGAAAACGAGGGGCTATTCGGATACTTCGAGCAGGCCAGCGACGGACAGTCCCATACATTCATCCTCACGGACAGCGTGGACACGTTCCAGCCACTTTCGCCGCAGAGTGTTGAGTTCTATCGCGCGGGCACGAATAGCGAAGCCGATGCGCTAGTGCAGTGGTCGGGAACGCGAACACTTCAGAGCACGACGCTCACAACGCGCACCTTCGATTACAAGGCACCGGGCTCGTCCTTTAATCCGAAGGGCACCAACGTTCCGACGCTACCCACGCAGGGGAACTTACCCCAGCAGACTGAAGTGTATGAATACACGGGAGCCTATACCTACGGCAAACAGGACAGGGGCGATGCGCTGTCAAAAATCCGTATGGAAGAGTGGGAGTCGCGGGCAAAACGGTTCTATGGCTCAAGCGGTGTGCGTGGTGTCGATGCGGGTCGCTGGTTCGATCTGGATGATCATCCCGGCCATGCGACAGATAGCCAGCAAAACCGCCAGTTTGCGATTATCGAAACCGCCTGGTTCATCGAAAACAATCTGCCGGTGTCCAGTCAGGCTACCGATTTCCCGCACAGTCTGAAGAGCGAACTCGCCGCTGTAAAAGCTAACCATGCCGGTCTGAAAGTCACACACGCGGATGGCAGCGAAGGTTTCTTTTTCGTTGAGATCGAGGCACAACGCAAGGTGGTTGCATATCGCAGCCCCTTCGAACATCACAAGCCAGCAATGCACTTGCAGTCGGCAACTGTTGTCGGCCCTGCGAATGCAGAGGTCTATACCGATCCGCTGAATCGGATCAAGGTTCGCTTCCATTGGGATCGGCTCAATAGCGGCGACGAGAAAGCATCGTGTTGGGTGCGCGTCGCGATGTCCGATACCGGCGGCGGGTACGGTGGTGTGCATGTGCCAAGAGTCGGCGAAGAGGTCCTGATTAGCTGGATAGACGGCGATTGCGATAGACCCCTCGTAACAGGCCGTGTTTACAACGGCGCGACGAAACCGCATTGGCATTCCAACGGTCTGCTATCGGGCTACAAGTCAAAGGAATATCAAGGCAGCGGCTACAACCAGATGGTGATGGACGACTCCAGTGGTCAGAACCGTGTTCAGCTTTATTCAACGAGTACAAACGCACATTTGCATCTGGGTTACCTGATCGCACAGACCGGCAACACTCGCGGGGCCTATCTCGGCAGTGGCTTCGACCTGAAATCGGATGCTTACGGCGCGGTGCGTGCGGGCCAGGGCCTGTATGTCACAACCTACCCGTCGACCGAACAGCCACTGGATGCACGGCAAACAACCTCACAGTTAGTGAATTCGGAAAGCGTGCTGGAAGCGATGTCGAATGCCAGCACGACACATCAGGCAGAAAGCCTCAAAGATGGCTACGACTCGCTGAAGTCATACACGGACGCGACACAGAACAGCGTGTCGGGTTCGTCGTCAGGCGGTAACACAGCGGGCGGTGGAACCGGAAACGCGAATGCGTTCAAGGAACCAGTCATATTGGTCGGTAGCCCTTCCGGCATCGCCTTGTCCACGCAGAAATCTGTTCACATCGCCAGCGACGCACAGACCAACCTTGTGAGTGGACAGAGCACACATATCGCTACTGGTAAATCGCTCATTGCGAGCGTTGCGGAAAAGCTCAGCCTGTTTGTGCAAAACGCTGGGATGAAGCTCTTCGCGGCCAAGGGTAAGGTCGAAATCCAGGCGCACTCGGACAACATCGAACTGACGGCACAGAAGACGGTGAAGTTACTGTCCGCGACGGAAAAGATTGAGGCCGCAGCGAAGCAGGAAATCCTGCTGACATCGGGTGGCGCATACATTCGCATCAAGGACGGCAACATCGAAATTCATGCACCGGGCAAGATTGATATCAAGGGGAGTCAACATAGCTTCAACGGGCCGGCGGACATAAGCTATGCCTTGCCATCTCTTCCCCTCGCTGCTGCTGATGATGAAGAGATTGTCGAACAGAGTTTCGTGTTAATGGAGAACGGCACCACGCCGGTCGAAGGCTACCACTACGACCTATATAGCGACGGCGATCTCCATACGAAGAAAGGCCAATATTCCTCCGGCGAAACAGTGAGCGTTTCAGGGCAACCTTCCTTGAAACTAGTCACGTGGATCGCAGGAGACTCAGCAAGGAAAAGCGCATGA
- the astB gene encoding N-succinylarginine dihydrolase → MQATEANFDGLVGPTHNYAGLSFGNVASQNNEKSVANPKAAAKQGLRKMKQLADLGFHQGVLPPQERPSMRLLRELGFSGDDATVIARVAKDAPELLAAASSASAMWTANAATVSPSADTQDGRVHFTPANLCSKLHRAIEHESTRRTLRAMFSDADRFAVHEALPGTPALGDEGAANHTRFCSEYGTRGVEFFVYGRSEYRRGPEPKRFPARQTFEASRAVAHRHGLEEAATVYAQQNPDVIDAGVFHNDVIAVGNRNTLFCHQLAFVDQSAVYDELRSKLLGFKADFNVIEVPDAQVNVSDAVTSYLFNSQLLTRPDGKQVLVVPQECRENARVAAYLDDLTSHTGPIDDVLVFDLRESMKNGGGPACLRLRVVLNDAERAAVTPGVWINDTLFGRLDAWIEKHYRDRLAPSDLTDPHLLHESRTALDELTQILGLGSLYDFQR, encoded by the coding sequence ATGCAAGCCACTGAAGCCAATTTCGACGGCCTGGTCGGCCCGACCCACAACTACGCGGGACTGTCGTTCGGCAACGTCGCGTCGCAGAACAACGAGAAGTCGGTAGCGAATCCGAAGGCGGCCGCCAAGCAGGGTCTGCGCAAGATGAAGCAACTCGCCGACCTCGGTTTTCATCAGGGCGTGTTGCCGCCGCAGGAGCGTCCGTCGATGCGCCTGTTGCGCGAACTCGGTTTCTCCGGCGACGACGCCACGGTGATCGCGCGCGTGGCTAAAGACGCGCCCGAGTTGCTGGCGGCGGCGAGTTCGGCGTCGGCCATGTGGACCGCGAATGCGGCGACCGTGAGCCCCTCCGCCGATACGCAGGACGGCCGCGTGCATTTCACGCCGGCCAATCTGTGCAGCAAGCTACATCGCGCGATCGAGCATGAGTCGACGCGCCGCACGTTGCGCGCGATGTTCAGCGACGCCGACCGTTTCGCGGTGCACGAGGCGCTGCCCGGCACGCCCGCGCTCGGCGACGAGGGCGCCGCGAATCACACGCGCTTCTGCTCGGAATACGGCACACGTGGGGTCGAATTCTTCGTGTATGGCCGCAGCGAGTATCGTCGCGGGCCGGAACCGAAGCGTTTCCCGGCACGCCAGACGTTCGAGGCGAGCCGCGCGGTCGCGCATCGTCACGGCCTCGAAGAGGCGGCCACGGTGTATGCGCAGCAGAACCCCGACGTGATCGACGCGGGCGTGTTCCATAACGACGTGATCGCGGTGGGCAATCGCAACACGTTGTTCTGTCATCAACTGGCGTTCGTCGACCAGAGCGCGGTGTACGACGAGTTGCGCTCGAAGCTGCTGGGTTTCAAGGCCGACTTCAACGTGATCGAAGTGCCGGACGCGCAAGTGAACGTGTCCGATGCCGTCACGTCGTATCTGTTCAACAGCCAGTTGCTGACGCGTCCCGACGGCAAGCAGGTACTGGTGGTGCCGCAGGAATGCCGCGAAAATGCGCGGGTGGCGGCGTACCTCGACGATCTGACGTCGCACACCGGCCCGATCGACGACGTGCTCGTGTTCGATCTGCGCGAAAGCATGAAGAACGGCGGCGGCCCGGCGTGCTTGCGTCTGCGGGTGGTGCTGAACGACGCGGAGCGCGCGGCCGTGACGCCGGGCGTGTGGATCAACGACACGCTGTTCGGCCGTCTGGATGCGTGGATCGAGAAGCACTATCGCGATCGTCTCGCGCCGTCCGATCTGACCGATCCGCATCTGCTTCACGAGTCGCGCACCGCGCTCGACGAGCTGACGCAGATTCTCGGTCTGGGTTCGCTGTATGACTTCCAGCGCTGA
- the aruF gene encoding arginine/ornithine succinyltransferase subunit alpha, producing MLFVRPSRLADLDALEQMARTAQPVLHSLPHDRGALEARIALSEDSFRADVDFPGEEFYLFVLEDGQTGKLMGTASIVAAAGYSDPFYAFRNDALIHASRELHVNRKIHALTMSHELTGKSRLAGYYIDPSLRGDAAAHLMSRARMMYIAANRKRFTSEVFSLLLGVTDEHGVSPFWEAVGRKFFGRDFADIEIESGGRSRTFIAEVMPTYPVYVPLLPEAAQRVLGEPDSKALLAYEIHQEEGFETDRYIDIFDAGPVLTAQVDRSACVTRNETRVVHDAAAAANGSTYLIAHNGADGEFRCVLGELDAGNAANNAADKTRGAALPHASRVALGVTEGDAVRCVPLHAPHQDEHRGDAQ from the coding sequence ATGCTCTTCGTACGCCCCAGCCGCCTCGCCGATCTCGACGCGCTCGAACAGATGGCGCGCACCGCGCAACCGGTGCTGCATTCGCTCCCGCACGACCGGGGCGCGCTCGAAGCGCGCATCGCGTTGTCGGAAGACTCGTTTCGCGCGGACGTCGATTTTCCGGGTGAGGAGTTCTATCTGTTCGTGCTCGAAGACGGGCAAACCGGCAAGCTGATGGGCACGGCGAGCATCGTCGCCGCAGCCGGTTATTCGGACCCGTTCTACGCGTTTCGCAACGACGCGCTGATTCATGCGTCGCGTGAACTGCACGTGAATCGGAAGATTCATGCGCTCACCATGTCGCATGAACTGACCGGCAAGAGCCGGCTCGCGGGGTACTACATCGATCCGTCGCTGCGGGGCGACGCCGCCGCGCATCTGATGTCGCGCGCGCGAATGATGTACATCGCGGCGAATCGCAAGCGCTTCACGTCCGAGGTGTTTTCGCTGCTGCTTGGCGTCACCGACGAGCACGGCGTGTCGCCGTTCTGGGAAGCGGTGGGGCGCAAGTTCTTCGGCCGCGATTTCGCCGACATCGAAATCGAATCGGGCGGCCGCAGCCGCACGTTTATCGCCGAAGTGATGCCCACGTACCCTGTGTATGTGCCGTTGCTGCCGGAAGCGGCGCAGCGCGTGCTCGGCGAGCCGGATTCGAAGGCCTTGCTCGCGTATGAGATTCACCAGGAAGAAGGCTTCGAGACCGACCGCTACATCGATATTTTCGACGCGGGCCCGGTGCTGACCGCGCAGGTGGATCGCAGCGCCTGCGTCACGCGCAACGAAACGCGCGTGGTGCACGACGCGGCCGCCGCGGCGAACGGGTCGACGTATCTGATCGCCCATAACGGCGCCGACGGCGAATTCCGTTGCGTGCTCGGCGAGTTGGACGCGGGCAACGCAGCGAACAACGCAGCGGACAAGACCCGCGGCGCGGCACTGCCGCACGCGTCGCGCGTCGCGCTCGGCGTGACCGAGGGCGACGCGGTGCGCTGTGTGCCGCTGCACGCGCCGCATCAGGATGAACATAGGGGAGACGCACAATGA
- the astA gene encoding arginine N-succinyltransferase, whose amino-acid sequence MIVVRVVQRGDVDALMRLAQETGPGLTTFKPDRDALAARVERARRTMEDKAEPHEAGYFFVMEDTDTGDVAGVCGIETAVGLQQPFYNYRVSTVVHASQDLGIWTRMRALNISHDLTGYAEVCSLFLSPRYRTSGVGGLLSRSRFMFLAQFRERFPQRLCAELRGHFDADGTSPFWRAVGSHFYQIDFNAADYLSSHGRKAFLAELMPRYPVYVELLPQEAQDCVGLTHNDTIPARRMLETEGLRYENHVDIFDAGPVLECHIADLRTVRESVLVPVEIAAATSDALKDGPKSMVSNTSLGDFRVGVVAGVPQDGVFRLSAAEAAALDVKAGDLVRVLPQKHKQG is encoded by the coding sequence ATGATCGTCGTTCGCGTTGTGCAACGAGGCGATGTGGACGCGCTGATGCGGCTCGCGCAGGAAACCGGCCCGGGTCTCACCACCTTCAAGCCGGATCGCGACGCGCTGGCGGCGCGGGTGGAACGCGCGCGCCGCACGATGGAAGACAAGGCCGAGCCGCATGAAGCCGGCTACTTCTTCGTGATGGAAGACACCGACACCGGCGACGTAGCCGGCGTGTGCGGTATCGAAACGGCGGTCGGTCTGCAACAGCCGTTCTACAACTATCGCGTGAGCACGGTGGTGCACGCGAGCCAGGACCTCGGCATCTGGACGCGGATGCGCGCGCTGAACATCTCGCACGACCTGACGGGTTACGCCGAAGTCTGCTCGCTGTTCCTGAGCCCGCGTTATCGCACGAGCGGGGTGGGCGGTTTGCTGTCGCGCTCGCGCTTCATGTTTCTCGCGCAGTTCCGCGAGCGGTTTCCGCAGCGTCTGTGCGCGGAATTGCGCGGTCATTTCGATGCCGACGGCACGTCGCCGTTCTGGCGCGCGGTCGGCTCGCATTTCTATCAGATCGATTTCAACGCGGCGGACTATCTGAGTTCGCACGGCCGCAAGGCGTTCCTCGCCGAGCTGATGCCGCGCTATCCGGTGTATGTCGAGTTGTTGCCGCAGGAGGCGCAGGACTGCGTCGGTCTCACGCACAACGACACGATTCCGGCGCGCCGCATGCTCGAAACGGAAGGGCTACGTTACGAGAATCACGTCGATATTTTCGACGCCGGTCCGGTGCTCGAATGCCATATCGCCGACTTGCGCACGGTGCGCGAGAGCGTGCTGGTGCCGGTTGAGATCGCCGCCGCGACTTCGGATGCGTTGAAGGATGGGCCGAAGTCGATGGTATCGAACACGTCGCTCGGCGATTTTCGCGTCGGCGTGGTGGCGGGCGTGCCGCAGGACGGCGTGTTCCGCCTGAGCGCCGCCGAAGCCGCCGCGCTCGACGTCAAGGCAGGCGACCTCGTGCGCGTGCTGCCGCAGAAACACAAACAAGGATGA
- the astE gene encoding succinylglutamate desuccinylase: MTSSAEHGMTVAMLDDFLAYTLAGTRPAANETQGVCDSGARWSWLDDGVLLIEPAAQGQGAMRSVLVSAGVHGDETAPIELLSYLVRDIAQGVAALTCRLLVILGNVDAMRDACRYRDDDLNRLFSGRHLQVPQSYEAPRAAALEQAAVRFFAGSGSGAAVASASASDSNAPGERWHIDMHTAIRASAFEQFALLPHTGKPFSRAMFEWLGEARISAVLLHTTKGNTYSHFTAHACGAEACTLELGKVRPFGQNDLARFSGADEAVRHLLAGTHGNAPAQLPRVFTVIDQLTKQSDAFELLVAADVANFTPFAKDTLLARDGDYRYIVRHEEERLVFPNATVKPGLRAGLLVVDTTEDTLSKLV; the protein is encoded by the coding sequence ATGACTTCCAGCGCTGAGCACGGTATGACGGTCGCCATGCTCGACGATTTTCTCGCTTACACGCTAGCGGGTACGCGGCCTGCCGCGAATGAAACGCAGGGTGTGTGTGATAGCGGCGCGCGTTGGTCGTGGCTGGATGACGGCGTGCTGTTGATCGAACCCGCCGCGCAAGGGCAGGGCGCGATGCGCAGCGTGCTGGTGTCGGCGGGTGTGCATGGCGATGAAACGGCGCCGATCGAATTGCTGTCGTATCTGGTGCGCGATATCGCGCAAGGCGTCGCCGCGCTGACTTGCCGCTTGCTGGTGATTCTCGGCAATGTCGACGCCATGCGCGACGCGTGCCGTTATCGCGATGACGATTTGAACCGGTTGTTTAGCGGGCGGCATCTGCAAGTGCCGCAGAGTTATGAAGCGCCGCGCGCTGCGGCGTTGGAGCAGGCCGCGGTGCGGTTTTTCGCGGGTTCGGGTTCGGGGGCGGCGGTGGCCTCGGCGTCGGCTTCTGACTCGAACGCGCCCGGCGAGCGCTGGCATATCGACATGCATACGGCGATTCGCGCATCGGCTTTCGAGCAGTTCGCGCTGCTGCCGCATACCGGCAAGCCGTTTTCGCGCGCGATGTTCGAATGGCTCGGCGAAGCACGTATCAGTGCGGTGCTGTTGCACACCACCAAGGGCAACACGTATTCGCATTTCACCGCGCACGCGTGCGGCGCTGAAGCGTGCACGCTCGAACTCGGCAAGGTGCGGCCATTTGGACAGAACGATCTCGCGCGTTTCTCAGGCGCGGATGAAGCGGTGCGTCATCTGCTGGCGGGCACGCATGGCAACGCGCCAGCGCAGTTACCGCGCGTGTTCACCGTGATCGATCAGCTCACCAAGCAAAGCGATGCGTTCGAGTTGCTGGTGGCGGCTGATGTCGCCAATTTCACGCCGTTCGCGAAAGACACGCTGCTCGCCCGCGACGGCGACTATCGTTACATCGTGCGTCATGAGGAAGAACGTCTCGTGTTTCCGAACGCGACGGTGAAGCCGGGTTTGCGTGCTGGTTTGCTGGTGGTCGACACGACCGAGGATACGTTGTCGAAGCTCGTCTGA
- the astD gene encoding succinylglutamate-semialdehyde dehydrogenase has product MSELFIDGEWAAGTGPVFASRNPGTGATVWEGHSASADDVDRAVRSARRAFAAWSALSLDERCGVVRRFAALVTERKEALAEAIGRETGKPLWEARTEAASMAAKVEISIQAYNERTGEKRSAMADGTAVLRHRPHGVVAVFGPYNFPGHLPNGHIVPALIAGNAVVFKPSELAPAVAALTVQIWRDAGLPTGVLNLVQGEKETGIALANHRQIDGLFFTGSSDTGTLLHKQFGGRPEIVLALEMGGNNPLVIGPVADVDAAVHHTIQSAFLSAGQRCTCARRIFVPNDAFGDRFLARLAEVTARITVGEYNADPQPFMGAVISARAASRLVAAQERLLADGANALLKMEQRDPNLGFVTPAILDVTHVKDLPDEEHFGPLAQIIRYGSFDEAIEKANDTEFGLSAGLLADDEALWTHFQRTIRAGIVNWNRPTNGASSGAPFGGPGRSGNHRPSAYYAADYCAFPMASVESAQLQMPASVSPGLQF; this is encoded by the coding sequence ATGAGCGAGCTTTTCATCGACGGCGAATGGGCCGCCGGCACAGGACCCGTTTTCGCGTCGCGTAACCCCGGTACGGGCGCGACGGTGTGGGAAGGCCATAGCGCGTCGGCGGACGACGTCGATCGCGCCGTGCGCAGCGCGCGCCGCGCGTTCGCCGCGTGGTCGGCGTTGAGCCTCGACGAGCGTTGCGGCGTGGTGCGCCGCTTCGCTGCACTCGTGACCGAACGCAAGGAAGCGCTGGCCGAAGCGATTGGCCGTGAGACGGGCAAGCCGTTGTGGGAAGCGCGTACCGAAGCGGCGTCGATGGCCGCGAAGGTCGAGATTTCGATTCAGGCCTATAACGAACGCACCGGCGAAAAGCGCTCCGCCATGGCCGACGGCACCGCCGTGTTGCGGCATCGTCCGCATGGCGTGGTGGCGGTGTTCGGGCCGTATAACTTTCCGGGCCATTTGCCGAATGGACATATCGTGCCGGCGTTGATTGCGGGTAATGCGGTCGTGTTCAAACCGTCCGAGCTGGCGCCGGCTGTCGCGGCGCTCACCGTGCAGATCTGGCGTGATGCGGGCTTGCCGACGGGCGTGCTGAACCTCGTACAAGGCGAGAAAGAGACGGGTATTGCGCTGGCGAATCATCGGCAGATCGACGGCCTGTTCTTTACCGGCAGCTCGGATACCGGCACGCTGCTGCACAAGCAATTCGGCGGCCGTCCTGAGATCGTGCTGGCGCTGGAGATGGGCGGCAACAATCCGCTCGTGATTGGACCTGTGGCTGATGTCGACGCCGCCGTGCACCACACGATCCAGTCGGCGTTTCTGTCGGCGGGGCAGCGCTGCACCTGCGCACGGCGGATTTTCGTGCCGAACGACGCGTTCGGCGACCGATTTCTCGCGCGTCTCGCGGAAGTCACCGCGCGCATTACCGTGGGCGAATACAACGCCGATCCGCAACCGTTCATGGGCGCGGTGATTTCGGCGCGCGCGGCTTCGCGACTAGTCGCCGCGCAGGAACGTTTGCTCGCCGACGGTGCGAACGCCCTGCTTAAAATGGAACAGCGCGACCCGAACCTCGGCTTCGTCACGCCCGCGATTCTCGACGTGACTCACGTGAAGGATCTGCCGGACGAAGAGCACTTCGGCCCGCTCGCGCAAATCATCCGCTACGGCAGTTTCGACGAAGCGATCGAGAAGGCCAACGACACCGAGTTCGGTCTCTCCGCAGGCCTGCTCGCCGACGACGAAGCCCTGTGGACGCATTTCCAGCGCACCATCCGCGCCGGTATCGTCAACTGGAACCGGCCGACCAACGGGGCGTCTTCCGGCGCGCCGTTCGGCGGTCCGGGGCGCTCCGGCAACCATCGGCCGAGCGCGTATTACGCCGCCGATTACTGCGCGTTCCCGATGGCTTCCGTCGAAAGCGCGCAACTGCAAATGCCCGCGAGCGTCTCGCCGGGCCTCCAATTCTAA